In Kangiella koreensis DSM 16069, a single window of DNA contains:
- a CDS encoding trans-sulfuration enzyme family protein, which yields MSDKKLKFASRVIHAGQSPEPITGAVMPPIFTTSTYAQPSPGEHTGYEYSRSQNPTRMAYERCVADLEDGKQGYAFASGMAATSTILELLDAGSHVIAMDDLYGGTFRLFDKVRKRTANLDFSFVDLSDLSNLEKALKPNTKMIWVESPTNPMLKVVDMQAIADFAKKHNLIAIADNTFATPYNQQPLNYGFDIVMHSATKYLNGHSDMVGGMAVVGDNDELREQMAFLHNSVGAIQGPFDSYLALRGVKTLALRMKQHNASGQIIAEHLAKHPQIDAVYFPGLASHPQHELAKKQMKGFGGMISVLVKGDTEEQAAKNSCTFMEKLKLFTLAESLGGVESLSNHPAIMTHASVPYEIRQEIGILENLVRLSVGIEDVEDLIADIDQALKF from the coding sequence ATGTCTGATAAAAAATTGAAATTTGCTAGCCGCGTTATTCACGCAGGTCAATCACCTGAGCCGATTACTGGCGCGGTAATGCCTCCTATTTTCACCACTTCAACCTATGCTCAGCCAAGTCCTGGCGAGCATACAGGTTATGAGTATTCGCGTAGTCAGAACCCAACGCGTATGGCTTATGAGCGCTGTGTGGCGGATTTAGAAGATGGAAAACAGGGTTATGCCTTTGCTTCTGGCATGGCAGCTACCAGCACCATTCTTGAGTTACTGGATGCTGGTTCGCACGTTATTGCGATGGATGATTTGTATGGTGGTACTTTCCGTTTGTTTGACAAAGTGCGTAAGCGTACGGCCAATCTTGATTTTAGCTTTGTCGATCTGTCCGATCTAAGCAACCTGGAAAAGGCACTCAAACCTAACACCAAAATGATCTGGGTTGAGAGTCCAACCAACCCCATGCTGAAAGTTGTAGACATGCAGGCGATTGCTGACTTTGCTAAGAAGCATAACTTGATTGCTATAGCTGATAACACTTTCGCTACACCATACAATCAACAACCATTGAATTATGGTTTTGATATCGTGATGCACTCAGCGACTAAATACTTAAATGGCCATTCTGATATGGTTGGCGGTATGGCCGTGGTTGGGGACAACGATGAACTTCGTGAGCAAATGGCATTTTTGCATAACTCAGTGGGAGCGATTCAGGGACCATTCGATAGTTACCTGGCTTTGCGCGGCGTCAAAACGTTAGCACTGCGTATGAAGCAGCATAACGCTAGTGGCCAAATCATTGCTGAGCATTTAGCCAAGCACCCGCAAATTGATGCAGTCTACTTCCCGGGCCTTGCTTCGCATCCGCAACATGAGTTGGCGAAAAAGCAGATGAAAGGCTTCGGTGGTATGATCTCGGTTTTGGTTAAAGGCGATACTGAAGAACAGGCGGCCAAGAATTCATGCACTTTTATGGAGAAGCTGAAACTATTCACATTGGCTGAAAGTTTAGGTGGTGTTGAAAGTCTGTCTAACCATCCTGCGATCATGACCCATGCATCTGTGCCTTATGAGATCCGTCAGGAAATTGGCATTTTGGAAAACCTGGTGCGTTTGTCAGTGGGCATTGAAGATGTTGAAGATCTGATTGCTGATATTGATCAGGCATTGAAGTTCTAA
- a CDS encoding PLP-dependent cysteine synthase family protein, producing the protein MKVYSNILEMIGHTPMVEFQNLDTGKCRLFGKMESQNPGASIKDRIAVSMIEAAEKAGHIKPGDTLIEATAGNTGLGLALVASQKGYTLKIVMPDKMSMEKEYNLRAFGAEVIRTRSDVGKGHPEYYQDVAKRLSEENGWFFINQFSNDANIQAHYETTAPEIWEQLDGKVDAVVLGVGSGGTITGIGRYMKEKNPDIEMVLADPEGSILVDYLKTGEIKEAGSWVIEGIGEDFIPDICDMSLFDKAYTVTDKDALMAARDLMRKEAVMGGSSTGTLLAAALRYCQEQTEPKNVVTLVCDTGNRYLSKMYNDEWMKEKGFL; encoded by the coding sequence ATGAAGGTATACAGCAATATTCTTGAGATGATTGGCCATACGCCAATGGTGGAATTCCAAAACCTGGACACAGGCAAATGCCGTCTATTCGGTAAAATGGAATCGCAAAACCCTGGAGCTTCGATTAAGGATCGCATTGCGGTCAGCATGATCGAAGCAGCTGAAAAAGCGGGGCACATTAAGCCCGGCGATACGCTGATTGAAGCGACTGCTGGTAATACAGGCTTAGGCCTAGCTTTAGTGGCGTCACAGAAAGGCTATACCTTGAAAATCGTCATGCCGGATAAGATGAGCATGGAGAAAGAATACAACTTGCGTGCTTTTGGTGCGGAAGTGATTCGTACCCGTTCTGATGTGGGTAAAGGACATCCTGAGTATTATCAAGATGTAGCGAAGCGTCTGTCGGAAGAAAACGGCTGGTTCTTCATCAATCAATTCTCAAATGATGCCAATATCCAGGCGCACTATGAAACTACGGCACCTGAAATCTGGGAACAGCTCGATGGTAAAGTTGACGCCGTAGTATTAGGCGTTGGTTCTGGCGGCACCATTACTGGTATTGGCCGTTACATGAAGGAAAAGAATCCGGATATCGAAATGGTATTGGCCGATCCAGAAGGTTCGATTCTGGTTGATTACCTGAAAACTGGTGAAATTAAAGAAGCCGGCAGCTGGGTGATTGAGGGTATTGGCGAAGATTTTATCCCTGACATTTGTGATATGAGTCTGTTTGATAAGGCTTATACCGTCACTGATAAAGATGCGCTGATGGCGGCGCGTGATTTGATGCGTAAAGAAGCGGTTATGGGTGGTTCTTCAACCGGTACTTTGTTAGCAGCAGCTTTGCGCTATTGTCAGGAGCAAACTGAGCCAAAGAATGTCGTCACGCTAGTCTGTGATACCGGTAATCGTTATCTGTCGAAAATGTATAACGATGAATGGATGAAAGAAAAAGGATTTCTGTAA
- a CDS encoding M90 family metallopeptidase: protein MTALYIVLAASAFAIIWIVTSNQRKKRKRQQIVSQPFPKEWRQILRNNLPFFYKMPTDLQLQLKDKMQIFLAEKDFIGRKGQDITDEVKVTIAAQACMLLLNRATDFYPFLKTIVVYPAAFITRHNHYDASGIQSEEPRVLLGESWNRGQVILSWTDSANGGADFEDGHNLVIHEFAHQLDGESGVTNGAPPLSAEQDYEQWAKIMSQEFQELQRKASTGENTLLDKYGATNPAEFFAVATEIFFEKPQQLKELHSEIYQQFQQYYCINPAEW from the coding sequence ATGACCGCTCTCTATATCGTTCTCGCTGCTTCTGCATTTGCCATTATCTGGATTGTCACCTCAAACCAGCGTAAGAAACGCAAAAGACAACAGATAGTTAGCCAACCATTCCCCAAGGAATGGCGCCAGATCCTTCGGAACAATCTCCCCTTCTTCTATAAGATGCCGACAGATTTACAGCTTCAGCTTAAAGACAAGATGCAGATCTTTCTTGCCGAAAAAGATTTTATCGGACGTAAAGGCCAGGACATTACCGATGAAGTCAAAGTCACTATCGCCGCTCAGGCGTGCATGCTACTGCTCAATCGTGCCACCGACTTTTACCCTTTCCTTAAAACCATCGTGGTTTACCCAGCAGCATTTATTACACGCCACAATCACTATGATGCCTCAGGCATCCAAAGCGAAGAACCACGCGTTTTACTGGGAGAGTCATGGAATCGTGGCCAGGTCATTCTGTCCTGGACTGACTCCGCCAATGGTGGTGCCGATTTTGAAGATGGCCATAATCTAGTGATTCATGAGTTCGCCCACCAGTTGGATGGCGAGTCAGGCGTGACCAACGGCGCACCACCCTTGTCAGCGGAACAGGATTATGAGCAATGGGCCAAGATTATGTCTCAGGAGTTTCAGGAGCTACAACGCAAAGCCTCTACAGGCGAAAATACGTTGTTAGATAAATACGGCGCTACCAATCCAGCAGAGTTCTTCGCAGTAGCTACCGAAATCTTTTTTGAAAAGCCTCAGCAGCTTAAAGAACTCCATTCGGAGATCTATCAACAGTTTCAACAGTACTACTGCATCAACCCTGCAGAATGGTAA
- a CDS encoding S8 family peptidase — protein sequence MKLNQIVAGILLATGVTGAYAGEFKTASVPSKAIKGQYIVVLKDDAVAQNMGQFSSNASEQAIQMMTENLSRKYQAQVQRTYTKALKGGTFTLSEKAAQKLAQDPNVLLVEEDQIVSLNATQNNATWGIDRVDQRNLPLSGTYTYNTTASNVNAYIIDTGILNSHSEFGGRSVSGIDTVDNDNDATDCNGHGTHVAGTVGGSTYGIAKSVNLIGVRVLNCSGSGTLSGVIDGIDWVASNHTKPAVANMSLGGGASSSIDTAVANLVSSGVTVVVAAGNDNSSACNYSPAREPSAITVGSTTSSDSRSSFSNYGSCLDIYAPGSSITSAWSNGGTNTISGTSMASPHVAGVAALYLADNPSATPSQVDTAITDSATPGVVSDAKSGSPNLLLYSLFDGTNPDPDPDPEPGNELENGVSVTFSGAQYSETDFTFEVPSAASNVSFDMSGGSGDADLYVKFGSAPTTSSYDCRPYRNGNNESCDFSAQTGTYYVMVRGYTSYSNVSLVATHDGDGSEPPAEGGSETYPNLSGASGSWTHYYVDIPAGMSSLDVQMSGGSGDADLYVRRGAQPTTSSYDCRPYRWGNDETCSFSNPAQDRWYISIRGYSSYSGVTLQIDWQ from the coding sequence ATGAAACTAAACCAAATAGTTGCAGGTATTCTGCTAGCTACCGGTGTGACAGGCGCCTATGCTGGTGAATTCAAAACTGCTTCAGTACCAAGCAAAGCTATCAAAGGACAATACATTGTTGTCCTGAAGGATGATGCTGTAGCTCAAAACATGGGGCAATTTTCCAGCAATGCTTCAGAGCAAGCCATTCAAATGATGACTGAAAACTTGAGCCGTAAATACCAGGCACAAGTTCAACGTACTTATACCAAGGCATTAAAAGGTGGTACTTTCACCTTGTCCGAGAAGGCCGCACAAAAGCTTGCTCAGGATCCAAACGTTTTATTGGTTGAGGAAGACCAAATCGTTAGCCTTAATGCTACACAAAACAATGCCACATGGGGCATCGACCGTGTTGATCAACGCAACCTCCCATTAAGCGGCACATACACCTACAACACCACTGCAAGTAATGTTAATGCTTACATTATCGATACCGGTATCCTTAATTCGCATAGTGAATTTGGTGGTCGCTCTGTAAGCGGTATCGATACTGTCGATAATGATAACGACGCAACTGACTGTAATGGTCACGGTACGCACGTTGCTGGTACTGTAGGCGGTTCAACTTATGGTATTGCAAAAAGCGTTAACTTAATCGGTGTTCGCGTATTGAACTGTAGTGGTAGCGGCACCCTGTCTGGCGTGATCGATGGCATCGACTGGGTAGCTAGTAACCATACCAAGCCAGCTGTTGCTAACATGAGTTTAGGTGGCGGCGCTTCATCCTCAATCGATACGGCTGTTGCCAATCTTGTCTCTTCCGGTGTCACAGTAGTCGTGGCTGCTGGTAACGACAACAGCAGTGCTTGTAACTACTCACCAGCACGTGAGCCAAGTGCAATTACAGTAGGCTCAACAACATCAAGCGACTCACGCTCAAGTTTCTCAAACTATGGTTCTTGCCTGGATATCTATGCCCCAGGTTCAAGCATCACTTCAGCCTGGTCAAATGGTGGTACTAACACTATCAGCGGTACATCAATGGCGTCTCCACACGTAGCCGGTGTTGCTGCTCTTTACTTAGCCGACAACCCAAGTGCTACTCCAAGTCAGGTTGATACAGCGATAACCGACTCAGCAACGCCGGGTGTTGTTTCTGATGCTAAATCGGGCTCGCCTAACTTGTTATTATACAGCCTGTTTGATGGTACAAACCCAGACCCTGATCCGGATCCAGAACCAGGTAATGAGCTAGAAAATGGTGTATCGGTAACCTTCTCTGGTGCTCAGTATTCAGAAACTGATTTCACCTTTGAAGTTCCATCCGCTGCTTCTAACGTAAGCTTCGATATGTCTGGCGGTTCAGGTGATGCAGACTTGTACGTTAAGTTCGGTAGCGCACCTACAACTTCTAGCTATGACTGTCGTCCATACCGTAATGGTAACAACGAGTCTTGTGACTTCTCAGCACAAACCGGTACTTACTATGTGATGGTTCGCGGCTACACCAGCTACTCCAATGTGAGCTTGGTAGCAACGCACGATGGTGACGGTTCAGAACCACCTGCAGAAGGCGGTAGCGAAACCTATCCAAACCTTTCAGGCGCTTCAGGTAGCTGGACTCACTACTACGTCGACATTCCTGCTGGCATGAGCAGCTTGGATGTGCAAATGAGCGGTGGTTCAGGTGATGCAGACTTGTATGTTCGTCGCGGTGCACAGCCAACAACATCAAGCTATGACTGCCGTCCTTACAGATGGGGCAACGATGAGACCTGCTCTTTCTCTAACCCAGCACAGGATCGTTGGTACATCAGCATCCGTGGTTACTCTTCTTACTCAGGAGTAACTCTACAGATTGACTGGCAGTAA
- a CDS encoding AbgT family transporter, protein MDNNNGAAPTGAIARFLNGIERVGNKLPDPAMIFLSAMLIIWVLSWLLSGISFDAIDPRTGETIIVNNLLTGDSLASFLSNMVVTFTSFAPLGVVLVAMLGVGVAEHSGYINTGIKLMLKRTPQFLLTPTIILIAIVSHTATDAGYVLVIPLAGVIYYAMGRHPLAGIAAAFAGVSGGFSANFIPSGIDPLLQSFTQSAAHIIEPGMQVNPLNNWFFTGISSVFIILLGWFITARIVEPRLQKTPVDGDTDDLPEFHEITGKEKKAFVISTLVMLAGIGVLIYASLGADSSLRHDGSLTSFQAPLMKSIVPLIFLLFWVPGAVYGFTAGTFKSSKDMIDAMSKAMHGMAYYIVMAFFCALFIAAFSQSNLGALLAIEGAQVLKAMALPSAVTIVGIIFLTAFVNLFVGSASAKWALLAPIFIPMLMQLGISPDLTQAAYRVGDSSSNIITPLMPYFPLVVVYCQKYVKGTGIGTLVAMMLPFSIAFLIGWSLFLLAYWWIGIPLGLQASYIYPAG, encoded by the coding sequence ATGGATAATAACAATGGGGCTGCGCCGACTGGGGCTATCGCTCGTTTTTTGAATGGGATCGAGCGAGTCGGTAATAAATTGCCTGATCCGGCGATGATCTTCTTATCAGCAATGCTGATTATTTGGGTACTATCATGGCTGCTTTCTGGCATCAGTTTTGACGCGATTGACCCACGCACTGGCGAAACTATCATCGTCAATAACCTTTTAACCGGTGACTCGTTAGCCAGCTTCCTGTCTAACATGGTAGTTACCTTTACCAGCTTTGCACCGCTTGGGGTTGTATTAGTGGCTATGCTGGGTGTTGGGGTTGCTGAGCATTCTGGCTATATCAATACTGGTATCAAATTGATGCTCAAGAGAACGCCACAGTTCTTATTAACACCAACCATTATCTTAATCGCGATTGTCAGCCACACAGCTACTGATGCCGGTTATGTATTGGTAATTCCACTAGCAGGCGTGATTTATTATGCAATGGGTCGCCATCCATTGGCAGGTATCGCTGCGGCATTTGCTGGTGTGAGCGGTGGCTTTAGTGCCAACTTTATTCCATCGGGTATTGATCCCTTACTTCAAAGCTTCACTCAATCTGCTGCTCATATCATTGAGCCAGGTATGCAGGTGAATCCTTTGAATAACTGGTTCTTCACCGGGATTTCGAGTGTCTTCATTATTCTTCTGGGCTGGTTTATTACGGCGCGTATCGTTGAACCGCGTCTACAAAAGACCCCGGTTGATGGAGATACCGATGACTTACCTGAATTCCATGAAATTACGGGTAAAGAGAAAAAGGCATTCGTTATCTCTACTTTAGTCATGCTGGCGGGTATTGGTGTATTGATTTACGCATCCTTAGGGGCTGATTCTTCACTACGTCACGATGGTTCCTTGACCTCGTTCCAGGCTCCATTGATGAAGTCCATTGTTCCTTTGATATTCTTATTATTCTGGGTTCCGGGCGCAGTTTATGGTTTCACAGCAGGAACCTTTAAAAGCAGTAAAGACATGATTGATGCAATGAGTAAGGCGATGCATGGCATGGCTTACTACATTGTTATGGCCTTCTTCTGCGCACTTTTCATCGCAGCTTTCTCGCAATCAAATCTAGGCGCCTTATTGGCTATCGAAGGTGCTCAGGTGCTTAAAGCGATGGCACTGCCAAGTGCTGTTACTATCGTCGGTATTATCTTCCTGACTGCTTTCGTGAACTTGTTTGTAGGTTCTGCTTCAGCGAAATGGGCATTGCTAGCGCCAATTTTCATACCGATGTTGATGCAGTTGGGTATTTCTCCAGACTTAACTCAAGCTGCTTATCGTGTGGGTGACTCAAGCTCGAACATCATCACGCCACTGATGCCATACTTCCCACTGGTGGTGGTCTACTGTCAGAAATACGTTAAGGGCACAGGTATCGGCACATTGGTTGCCATGATGCTACCGTTCTCTATTGCATTCCTGATTGGCTGGAGCTTGTTCCTGTTAGCTTACTGGTGGATTGGTATTCCGCTAGGATTGCAGGCAAGCTATATTTATCCAGCTGGATAA
- a CDS encoding BaiN/RdsA family NAD(P)/FAD-dependent oxidoreductase has translation MQKKDVIIIGAGAAGLMCGITAGQRGRSVAILDHANKVGKKILMSGGGRCNFTNYYAEPTNFLSHNQHFCKSALSRYTQWDFIALVEKHGIPYHEKKLGQLFCDNKAKDIVNMLLDECAQAGVEVRTECSILQVDKVDDGFIIQTSQGKWHCQSLVIATGGLSIPTMGATGFGYDIAKQFGLKLFPTYAALVPFTLTPKLLEQFDGLSGTSADALVSCNGQSFRENILFTHRGLSGPSILQISSYWQPGDAISINLFPDVDLYEHLKQLQQERPKAHINTVLAEQLTKKLADRLCEIWFADYVQKPLAELSNEILQVIAEQLQSWQLKPTGTEGYRTAEVTMGGLDTDEVSSKTFEAKKVTGLYFIGEVLDVTGHLGGFNFQWAWASGYAAGQYV, from the coding sequence ATGCAAAAGAAAGACGTGATAATCATCGGCGCTGGCGCTGCGGGCTTGATGTGTGGCATAACGGCAGGCCAGCGTGGCCGTTCGGTTGCGATTCTTGATCATGCCAATAAAGTCGGCAAGAAAATTCTGATGTCGGGTGGCGGACGTTGTAATTTTACCAACTATTATGCGGAGCCAACTAATTTCCTTTCGCACAACCAGCACTTCTGTAAATCAGCTTTAAGTCGCTATACCCAATGGGATTTCATTGCTTTAGTGGAAAAACACGGCATTCCTTATCATGAAAAAAAGCTCGGTCAGTTATTTTGCGATAACAAAGCTAAGGATATTGTAAACATGTTGCTGGACGAGTGTGCGCAGGCTGGTGTCGAAGTTCGTACCGAATGCTCGATTTTACAAGTGGATAAAGTGGATGATGGTTTTATCATTCAAACCAGCCAGGGCAAGTGGCACTGTCAGTCACTGGTAATTGCCACGGGTGGCCTGTCAATTCCAACCATGGGCGCGACCGGCTTTGGTTATGATATTGCTAAGCAATTTGGCTTAAAGCTTTTCCCGACTTACGCGGCACTGGTGCCTTTTACTCTGACCCCAAAATTACTTGAGCAATTTGACGGATTGTCCGGCACATCAGCCGATGCGCTGGTTAGTTGTAATGGACAGTCTTTCCGCGAAAACATTCTCTTTACCCATCGCGGCTTAAGCGGCCCATCGATTTTGCAAATCTCTTCCTATTGGCAACCGGGCGATGCTATCTCAATCAACTTGTTTCCTGATGTGGACTTGTATGAACACTTAAAGCAATTGCAGCAGGAAAGACCGAAGGCTCATATCAACACAGTGCTTGCTGAGCAGTTGACAAAAAAACTGGCCGATAGATTGTGCGAAATCTGGTTCGCTGATTATGTGCAAAAGCCATTGGCAGAATTATCTAACGAAATTTTGCAGGTTATCGCTGAACAACTGCAGAGCTGGCAGCTTAAGCCGACGGGCACAGAAGGTTATCGCACCGCTGAGGTAACTATGGGTGGCCTTGATACTGACGAAGTGTCATCGAAAACCTTTGAAGCCAAAAAAGTCACTGGCCTGTATTTTATTGGTGAAGTTCTTGATGTTACGGGTCATCTGGGTGGTTTTAACTTTCAATGGGCCTGGGCCAGCGGTTATGCCGCAGGACAGTATGTGTAA
- a CDS encoding thiamine pyrophosphate-dependent enzyme, protein MLDRASVIDNNFQIAVKTAKFPEKVSNIKASVTQLSPNEFVELFESQVISRHLDLRARILKDQGIGYYTIGSSGHEGNAVLGKVFRHTDMAFLHYRSGALMTQRSRQVPNIDPIRDQILSLVAAKEDPISQGRHKVFGSAPLFVPPQTSTIASHLPKAMGAAWSLGRAERNNFDAKIPGDSVILCNFGDASFNHATAQSALNTAQYLSYKGEPLPLVYICEDNGIGISVSTPPNWVENNVKNRHSIEYIPCNGLHLPDVYLAALEAEEIARYERRPVFLHMKTVRLMGHAGNDTESIYHSIEQIEQTEAQDPLLHSARICIEAGYLSTEDVLDMYENTRLKVEKIAEQAITLPKITTAEEVCASIAPELPAKEKPPVAKITRRQELFEIGRQFKFLDKPRSMAQLINYALTDLMEQYPKSIMFGEDVGKKGGVYSISTNLQNRFGEHRVFDTLLDETSILGTAIGAAHLGYLPVPEIQFLAYTHNAIDQIRGEASTLSFFSNNQFTNPMVVRVAGLAYQKGFGGHFHNDNSIGFLREIPGVILACPSNGLDAAKMMRESFRLADEQKRVVIFLEPIALYHAKDLHETGDNGWLFEYPEPNEVAEFGEPGLRKPVNSKGKEVDSKDMLIISYGNGYYLSTQAQKDLSEKHKLDATIMDLRWLAPLNHEKIAEIASQYKKVLIVDECRKTGSVSEEVITGLVERLDKLPQIKRITGHDTFIPIGTSWQYVLPSKDDIVKAAVELKAN, encoded by the coding sequence ATGTTAGATCGCGCCAGTGTCATTGATAACAATTTTCAGATTGCTGTGAAAACAGCAAAATTCCCAGAGAAAGTCAGTAATATCAAGGCGTCGGTGACGCAGCTCTCGCCTAATGAGTTTGTTGAATTATTCGAATCTCAGGTCATCAGCCGCCATCTCGACTTACGCGCGCGAATCCTCAAGGATCAAGGTATTGGCTACTATACTATTGGTAGCAGCGGGCACGAGGGAAATGCCGTTCTGGGTAAGGTGTTCCGCCATACTGATATGGCCTTTTTGCACTACCGTTCCGGCGCTTTAATGACTCAACGTTCGCGCCAGGTGCCCAATATCGACCCGATTCGTGATCAAATTTTATCGCTGGTCGCAGCCAAAGAAGACCCTATCTCACAAGGCCGTCATAAAGTCTTTGGCAGCGCGCCATTATTCGTGCCACCGCAAACCAGCACCATTGCCTCGCACCTGCCAAAAGCAATGGGTGCCGCCTGGTCACTGGGTCGCGCCGAACGTAACAATTTTGATGCCAAGATTCCTGGCGACAGCGTCATTCTGTGTAACTTTGGTGATGCCAGCTTTAACCACGCCACCGCACAGTCCGCATTGAATACTGCACAATACCTCTCCTATAAAGGTGAGCCGTTACCGCTGGTTTACATCTGCGAAGACAATGGCATTGGTATTTCAGTTTCAACTCCGCCGAACTGGGTCGAAAACAACGTTAAAAATCGCCACAGTATCGAATATATTCCCTGTAATGGTCTACACCTCCCTGATGTGTATCTGGCTGCTCTTGAAGCAGAAGAGATTGCCCGCTACGAGCGCCGCCCAGTGTTCCTACACATGAAAACGGTGCGCTTAATGGGACATGCCGGTAATGACACTGAAAGCATTTATCACAGCATCGAACAAATTGAACAAACCGAAGCGCAAGATCCTTTACTTCACTCTGCCCGGATCTGCATCGAAGCTGGCTATCTGTCTACCGAAGACGTGCTCGACATGTACGAAAACACCCGTCTGAAAGTAGAAAAAATAGCCGAGCAGGCGATTACCCTGCCGAAAATCACTACTGCAGAGGAAGTCTGTGCTTCAATCGCGCCTGAACTTCCGGCTAAAGAAAAACCACCAGTCGCTAAAATCACTCGCCGTCAGGAGTTATTCGAGATTGGTCGCCAGTTTAAGTTTCTCGATAAGCCACGTAGTATGGCGCAACTGATTAATTATGCGCTGACTGATTTGATGGAGCAGTATCCAAAATCAATCATGTTCGGCGAAGATGTCGGTAAAAAAGGTGGTGTTTACAGCATTTCTACTAATTTACAGAACCGCTTTGGCGAACACCGTGTCTTTGACACATTGCTGGATGAAACCAGTATTTTAGGCACAGCCATTGGCGCAGCTCACCTGGGTTACCTGCCAGTTCCAGAGATTCAGTTTTTAGCCTATACCCATAACGCCATTGACCAGATCCGCGGCGAAGCTTCCACGCTATCCTTCTTCTCTAACAATCAATTTACCAACCCGATGGTGGTTCGAGTAGCAGGACTGGCTTATCAAAAAGGCTTTGGCGGCCATTTCCACAATGACAATAGCATTGGCTTCCTGCGTGAAATACCTGGTGTCATTCTGGCTTGCCCATCGAATGGATTAGACGCTGCCAAAATGATGCGCGAATCTTTCCGCTTAGCAGACGAGCAAAAACGCGTCGTCATCTTCCTGGAGCCAATTGCGCTGTATCATGCCAAAGACCTGCATGAAACCGGTGACAACGGCTGGTTATTTGAATACCCCGAACCCAACGAAGTGGCTGAATTCGGCGAGCCAGGATTACGTAAACCGGTTAACAGCAAAGGCAAAGAAGTCGATAGCAAAGACATGCTGATCATCAGCTATGGCAATGGCTACTACTTGTCAACCCAGGCTCAGAAAGACTTGAGTGAAAAACATAAGCTCGACGCCACTATTATGGATCTGCGCTGGCTAGCACCACTCAATCACGAGAAAATTGCCGAAATAGCCAGCCAATATAAGAAAGTCTTGATTGTCGACGAATGCCGAAAAACAGGTTCGGTCAGCGAAGAAGTCATCACTGGCCTGGTTGAGCGTCTGGACAAACTGCCTCAGATAAAACGCATTACTGGCCATGACACCTTTATCCCAATCGGTACCTCATGGCAGTATGTCTTGCCCAGCAAAGACGACATTGTCAAAGCCGCAGTTGAATTAAAAGCCAACTGA
- a CDS encoding helix-turn-helix domain-containing protein has translation MVIKKLREQKQWSQEQLATLSGLSIRTIQRIESGNRASLESLKSLAAVFETNIETLQKEIIVIDKKTEEWKAQPWWFRLNMVGIQSRKSLIFIEILCVSLGVGFWIAGFFSKGFLVGASPLFFSAYIAAWTVRKGDRDKVW, from the coding sequence ATGGTTATCAAAAAACTACGCGAACAAAAGCAATGGTCACAAGAACAATTAGCCACATTGAGTGGTTTAAGCATCCGTACTATTCAGCGGATTGAAAGTGGCAATCGCGCCAGTTTGGAATCACTAAAGTCTCTCGCTGCTGTTTTCGAAACCAATATCGAAACATTACAAAAGGAGATTATCGTGATCGACAAGAAAACAGAAGAGTGGAAAGCACAGCCATGGTGGTTTAGATTAAATATGGTGGGAATTCAGAGCCGTAAGAGCTTAATTTTCATAGAAATACTTTGTGTGAGCCTTGGTGTAGGATTCTGGATAGCTGGCTTTTTCTCAAAAGGCTTTTTAGTTGGTGCATCACCATTGTTCTTTTCTGCTTACATAGCAGCCTGGACGGTGCGTAAAGGCGATAGAGATAAAGTCTGGTAA